One region of Sphingomonas adhaesiva genomic DNA includes:
- a CDS encoding CHAP domain-containing protein, whose amino-acid sequence MTATAAQAGYLQCAPFAREVSGIEIRGNANTWWGQAAGRYERGATPQVGAVMAFKAVRSMPVGHVAMVSKVVSAREVLLTHANWSRRGGVERNVRAIDVSAAGDWSQVRVWFAPVGGLGTSSYPVAGFIYAGKAPATPAPVEEALPPLTIATAATVPVSIAAN is encoded by the coding sequence ATGACGGCGACCGCGGCACAGGCAGGTTACCTGCAGTGCGCGCCGTTCGCGCGTGAGGTGTCGGGCATCGAGATCCGCGGCAACGCCAACACCTGGTGGGGCCAGGCCGCCGGCCGCTACGAGCGCGGCGCCACGCCGCAGGTCGGCGCGGTGATGGCGTTCAAGGCGGTCCGTTCCATGCCGGTCGGTCATGTCGCCATGGTGAGCAAGGTGGTGAGCGCGCGCGAAGTGCTGCTGACCCACGCCAACTGGTCGCGCCGCGGCGGCGTGGAGCGCAACGTACGTGCGATCGACGTGTCGGCGGCAGGCGACTGGAGCCAGGTCCGCGTGTGGTTCGCGCCGGTCGGCGGGCTGGGCACCAGCAGTTATCCGGTGGCCGGGTTCATCTATGCGGGCAAGGCTCCGGCGACGCCTGCCCCGGTCGAGGAGGCGCTGCCCCCGCTGACGATCGCGACCGCCGCCACCGTGCCGGTATCGATCGCGGCGAACTGA
- the msrB gene encoding peptide-methionine (R)-S-oxide reductase MsrB — MTDTAPDRRRFLTLAGLGTLSLPLIACGTRSAAAAERFPVTKTDAQWRAQLGPAAYDVLRREGTERPFSSPLNDEHRAGTFACKGCAQPLFPSRTKFDSGTGWPSFWAPLKDAVATRRDGSLGMTRVEVHCRRCGGHLGHVFDDGPKPTGKRYCMNGVAMTFRAA; from the coding sequence ATGACCGACACCGCCCCCGACCGCCGCCGTTTCCTGACGCTTGCCGGACTGGGCACGCTGTCGCTCCCGCTGATCGCCTGCGGCACGCGCAGCGCCGCCGCGGCGGAGCGTTTCCCGGTGACGAAGACCGACGCGCAGTGGCGCGCGCAGCTGGGCCCCGCCGCCTATGACGTATTGCGGCGTGAGGGCACCGAACGCCCCTTCTCCAGCCCGCTCAACGACGAGCATCGCGCCGGCACCTTCGCCTGCAAAGGCTGCGCGCAGCCGCTCTTCCCGTCGCGGACGAAGTTCGACAGCGGCACCGGCTGGCCCAGCTTCTGGGCGCCGCTCAAGGATGCGGTGGCAACGCGGCGCGACGGATCGCTGGGGATGACGCGGGTGGAGGTGCATTGCCGCCGCTGCGGCGGGCATCTGGGCCATGTGTTCGACGACGGGCCGAAGCCGACCGGCAAGCGCTATTGCATGAACGGCGTGGCGATGACGTTCCGGGCGGCGTAA
- a CDS encoding MFS transporter: MTAPGAVDAAGATPASSAPMVRRLSPGTMASYGLGAAAYGVKDSGFGTFLLLFYNQVVGVPAATVGFVVMCALIVDAFVDPTIGFLSDRTRGRWGRRHPWMYGAALPIMLGWLLLWNPPAASHQMVLGWLFVVAVIVRSAVSAYEVPSQALAAELSGDYDERTRIMAYRYLFGWAGGLLMLVSAYMYFLAPAPGYPNGLLNPAGYRGFAIAGAIMMGLTIVISALGTHKEIPYLPKQAHRAQSLKESFAEIAETVRNRAFAILMLAGVCAYTGQGLVYALSNYLYSFVWGFRGATFVYFSMSLFAGVMVAFIAAPKIGARLAKPRAAAVAALLSVTLGTTPYWLRLAGVFPTVGEPAMLPLLFAFATAGTACGVTAYILGASMLADVVEDSEVRTGRRSEGMFFAGGFFVQKCTSGIGIFVCGLILAAAGFPEKAVPGQVAPAVLDRLTLIYACCYVAFNVLAAFFYTRFPFGRREHELRMAKLTGAPVIDSAPREPFA; this comes from the coding sequence GTGACCGCCCCCGGCGCGGTCGACGCCGCGGGGGCGACGCCTGCGTCGAGCGCGCCGATGGTCCGCCGCCTCTCGCCGGGCACGATGGCCAGCTATGGCCTGGGGGCGGCGGCGTACGGCGTGAAGGACAGCGGGTTCGGTACCTTCCTGCTGCTGTTCTACAACCAGGTGGTGGGCGTGCCCGCGGCGACCGTGGGGTTCGTCGTGATGTGCGCGCTGATCGTCGACGCATTCGTCGATCCCACGATCGGTTTTCTCTCGGATCGCACGCGCGGGCGCTGGGGGCGGCGGCATCCGTGGATGTACGGCGCCGCGCTGCCGATCATGCTCGGCTGGCTGCTGCTGTGGAACCCGCCCGCGGCCTCGCACCAGATGGTGCTGGGCTGGTTGTTCGTCGTCGCGGTGATCGTGCGGTCGGCGGTCAGCGCCTATGAGGTGCCGAGCCAGGCGCTCGCCGCCGAACTGTCGGGCGATTACGACGAACGGACGCGGATCATGGCGTATCGCTATCTCTTCGGCTGGGCCGGCGGGCTGCTGATGCTGGTGTCGGCCTATATGTATTTCCTGGCGCCGGCGCCGGGCTATCCCAACGGGCTGCTCAATCCGGCGGGCTATCGCGGCTTCGCGATCGCGGGCGCGATCATGATGGGGCTGACGATCGTCATCTCCGCGCTGGGAACGCACAAGGAGATCCCGTACCTGCCCAAGCAGGCGCATCGGGCGCAGTCGCTGAAGGAGAGCTTCGCCGAGATCGCGGAGACGGTGAGGAACCGCGCGTTCGCGATCCTGATGCTGGCGGGGGTGTGCGCCTATACCGGGCAGGGGCTGGTCTATGCGCTGTCCAACTACCTCTACAGCTTCGTCTGGGGATTTCGCGGCGCGACCTTCGTCTATTTCAGCATGTCGCTGTTCGCGGGCGTGATGGTCGCCTTCATCGCCGCGCCGAAGATCGGGGCGAGGCTGGCCAAACCGCGCGCCGCCGCCGTCGCGGCGCTGTTGAGCGTGACGCTGGGCACGACGCCCTATTGGTTGCGGCTGGCGGGGGTGTTCCCCACCGTGGGCGAGCCCGCGATGCTGCCGCTGCTGTTCGCCTTCGCGACCGCAGGCACCGCGTGCGGCGTCACCGCCTATATCCTGGGCGCGTCGATGCTGGCCGATGTGGTCGAGGATTCGGAGGTGCGCACCGGACGCCGGTCGGAGGGGATGTTCTTCGCCGGCGGTTTCTTCGTGCAGAAATGCACCAGCGGCATCGGCATCTTCGTCTGCGGGCTGATCCTCGCGGCGGCGGGCTTTCCGGAGAAGGCGGTGCCGGGGCAGGTCGCGCCCGCCGTGCTCGACCGGCTGACGCTGATCTATGCCTGCTGCTATGTCGCGTTCAACGTCCTGGCGGCCTTCTTCTACACCCGCTTCCCGTTCGGCCGGCGCGAGCATGAACTGCGGATGGCCAAGTTGACGGGCGCGCCGGTCATCGATTCGGCACCGCGAGAGCCCTTCGCGTAA
- a CDS encoding glutamate-5-semialdehyde dehydrogenase → MLDPQSPVALMSAMGTRARTAAASMARAGDAAKARALTLAAEAIRAAAPAILAANAADVARGGAAGLSAAMLDRLRLDERRLAATADGVAAVAALPDPVGQVIDRSERPNGLRLSRVRVPIGVIGIIYESRPNVTADAAALCLRSGNAVILRGGSEAVESNRAIHAAMVEGIVTAGLPADAVQLVPTTDRAAVGAMLAAEGAIDLIIPRGGKSLVARVQAEARVPVLAHLDGVNHLYVDASADPAMARAVALNAKMRRTGVCGAMETLLIDRAYARPVELVEALQAAGCEVRGDPREASIGEIVEPADAADWDTEYLDAICSVALVDGLAGALAHIARHASGHTDAIVAGDAAVAERFLAQVDSAIVLWNASTQFADGGEFGLGAEIGIATGRLHARGPVALEGLTTYKWVGRGTGQVRP, encoded by the coding sequence ATGCTGGACCCCCAATCCCCTGTCGCGCTGATGTCTGCCATGGGCACGCGCGCGCGTACCGCCGCTGCGTCGATGGCGCGCGCCGGCGATGCCGCAAAGGCGCGGGCGCTCACGCTGGCGGCCGAGGCGATCCGCGCGGCGGCGCCGGCGATCCTGGCGGCGAATGCGGCCGACGTCGCGCGCGGCGGGGCGGCGGGGCTGAGCGCGGCGATGCTCGACCGGCTGCGGCTGGATGAAAGGCGGCTGGCGGCGACCGCGGACGGCGTCGCGGCGGTCGCGGCGCTCCCCGATCCGGTGGGGCAGGTGATCGACCGCAGCGAGCGGCCCAACGGGCTGCGGCTGTCGCGCGTGCGCGTGCCGATCGGGGTGATCGGCATCATCTACGAAAGCCGGCCGAACGTGACCGCGGACGCCGCGGCGCTGTGTCTGCGCTCGGGCAATGCGGTGATCCTGCGCGGCGGGTCGGAGGCGGTGGAGAGCAACCGCGCGATCCACGCCGCGATGGTGGAGGGGATCGTGACGGCGGGGCTTCCCGCGGATGCGGTCCAGCTGGTGCCGACGACCGACCGGGCGGCGGTGGGGGCGATGCTGGCGGCGGAGGGCGCGATCGACCTCATCATCCCGCGCGGGGGCAAGAGCCTGGTCGCGCGGGTGCAGGCGGAGGCGAGGGTGCCGGTGCTGGCGCACCTCGACGGCGTCAACCACCTCTATGTCGATGCGTCGGCCGATCCGGCGATGGCGCGCGCGGTGGCGCTCAATGCCAAGATGCGGCGCACCGGGGTGTGCGGCGCGATGGAGACGCTGCTGATCGACCGCGCCTATGCGCGGCCGGTCGAGCTGGTCGAGGCGTTGCAGGCCGCGGGATGCGAGGTGCGCGGCGACCCGCGGGAGGCATCGATCGGGGAGATCGTCGAGCCGGCGGATGCGGCGGATTGGGATACGGAATATCTCGACGCGATCTGCTCCGTCGCGCTGGTCGACGGGCTGGCCGGCGCGCTGGCGCATATCGCGCGGCACGCCTCCGGGCATACCGATGCGATCGTGGCGGGCGACGCGGCGGTGGCGGAACGCTTCCTGGCGCAGGTCGATTCGGCGATCGTGCTGTGGAACGCCTCCACGCAGTTCGCCGATGGCGGCGAATTCGGGCTGGGCGCGGAGATCGGCATCGCCACGGGGCGCCTCCACGCGCGCGGGCCGGTCGCGCTGGAGGGGCTGACGACGTACAAATGGGTCGGGCGCGGCACCGGGCAGGTGCGGCCGTGA
- a CDS encoding SDR family oxidoreductase, translating into MDTTNLFRLDGRVALVTGGSRGIGKMIAAGFIAQGAKVYISSRKAPACEETAAELGPNCIPLPMDVSTVEGCRALAAAMAERAERLDILVNNAGAAWGVPFEEFPESGWDKVMDLNVKSPFFLTQALHDMLKAGAATGTVAKVINITSIDGLRLNPWETYSYHASKSALIYLTKRIAARLVKDGINVTSIAPGAFASEMNRAARDHGEQVAKAIPARRIGEQEDMAGTAIYLASRAGDYVIGETIAVDGGIVNASLGSSIDA; encoded by the coding sequence ATGGATACCACCAACCTGTTCCGGCTGGACGGCCGCGTCGCGCTCGTCACCGGGGGCAGCCGCGGCATCGGCAAGATGATCGCCGCCGGCTTCATCGCGCAGGGCGCGAAGGTCTATATCTCCAGCCGCAAGGCGCCCGCCTGCGAAGAGACCGCCGCAGAGCTGGGGCCGAACTGCATCCCCCTGCCCATGGACGTCTCGACCGTCGAGGGCTGCCGCGCGCTCGCCGCGGCGATGGCGGAGCGCGCGGAACGGCTCGACATCCTGGTCAACAACGCCGGCGCCGCCTGGGGCGTGCCGTTCGAGGAGTTTCCGGAGAGCGGCTGGGACAAGGTCATGGACCTCAACGTCAAGTCGCCCTTCTTCCTGACGCAGGCGCTGCACGACATGCTGAAGGCGGGGGCCGCGACCGGCACGGTGGCGAAGGTCATCAACATCACCTCGATCGACGGACTGCGGCTGAACCCGTGGGAGACGTACAGCTACCACGCCTCCAAATCGGCGCTGATCTACCTGACGAAGCGGATCGCCGCGCGGCTGGTGAAGGACGGGATCAACGTCACCTCGATCGCCCCCGGCGCCTTCGCCAGCGAGATGAACCGCGCCGCGCGCGACCACGGCGAGCAGGTCGCCAAGGCGATCCCCGCGCGCCGCATCGGCGAGCAGGAGGATATGGCCGGCACCGCCATCTACCTCGCCAGCCGCGCGGGCGACTATGTCATCGGTGAGACGATCGCGGTCGACGGCGGCATCGTCAACGCGTCGCTGGGCAGCAGCATCGACGCGTAG
- a CDS encoding RrF2 family transcriptional regulator: MLTQRSRYALRSMLFLATAPATTPPIPMTKIAAEANVPRKFLELILADLRDAGLLHSTRGKMGGYRLSRPAHLISLGEIIRIIEGPLALVPCVSRTAYRPCNDCKSEADCAIRHAMMRVRDETARILDGTSLADAVAEDLAAA, encoded by the coding sequence ATGCTTACCCAGCGGTCCCGTTACGCCCTGCGCTCGATGCTGTTCCTCGCCACCGCACCGGCCACGACCCCGCCGATCCCGATGACGAAGATCGCGGCCGAGGCGAACGTCCCGCGCAAGTTCCTCGAGCTGATCCTCGCCGACCTACGCGATGCGGGGCTGCTGCACAGCACGCGCGGCAAGATGGGCGGCTATCGGCTGTCGCGCCCCGCGCACCTCATCTCGCTCGGCGAGATCATCCGCATCATCGAAGGGCCGCTGGCGCTCGTCCCCTGCGTCAGCCGCACCGCCTATCGCCCCTGCAACGACTGCAAGAGCGAGGCCGATTGCGCAATCCGCCACGCGATGATGCGCGTGCGCGACGAAACCGCGCGGATCCTCGACGGCACCAGCCTGGCGGATGCGGTGGCCGAGGATCTGGCGGCGGCGTGA
- the ligA gene encoding NAD-dependent DNA ligase LigA: protein MTAPLPATETDAAAELERLAEEIARHNRLYHTDDAPEISDAEYDALVRRNGAIERAFPALVRSDSPSLQVGAAPAAHLAKVAHARAMMSLENAFSDEEVADFVARVRRFLKLPDDAAVALTAEPKIDGLSCSLRYQDRRLVQALTRGDGAVGEDVTANVRTIADIPSELPAAAPDVFEVRGEVYMDKAAFAALNARLAEEAAAAGKEPRRFANPRNAAAGSLRQKDAAVTASRPLRFLAHGWGEASAIPGETQAAVVAALRDWGFPVADSFARCDGADAALAVYRAIEAQRADLPFDIDGVVYKLDRLDWQARLGSVGRAPRWAIAHKFPAERAETTLEAIDIQVGRTGKLTPVARLRPVTVGGVVVTNATLHNRDEIARLDARVGDRVVLQRAGDVIPQIVEVLPREEERAPFAFPDHCPICGSEAVAEEGEVDVRCTGGLICPAQRLERLKHFVSRGALDIEGLGEKTLVEFLDLGWIAEPADIFRLAAHRDELVGREGWQAKSVDALLAAIEAKREPDAARLLFGLGIRHIGIVTARDLMKRYVHLPALAALAGEVIALRDTFPAAIGESEAKHRTRLDKAIADLIGVENVGAAVGHALADFFHEPHNRAVWDDLLGEVSPPPFHVATRASEVSGKTVVFTGTLETLSRDEAKAQAESLGAHVSGSVSKKTDLLVAGPGAGSKAKKAADLGIRVVDEAGWIAIVAAAG, encoded by the coding sequence ATGACCGCGCCGCTGCCCGCCACCGAAACCGACGCCGCCGCCGAACTGGAGCGGCTGGCCGAGGAGATCGCGCGCCACAATCGCCTGTATCACACCGACGACGCGCCCGAGATCAGCGACGCCGAGTACGACGCGCTGGTCCGCCGCAACGGCGCGATCGAGCGCGCCTTCCCCGCGCTCGTCCGCAGCGACTCGCCCTCGCTCCAGGTCGGCGCCGCCCCCGCCGCGCATCTCGCCAAGGTCGCCCATGCACGCGCGATGATGAGCCTGGAGAACGCGTTCTCCGACGAGGAGGTGGCGGATTTCGTCGCCCGCGTCCGCCGCTTCCTGAAGCTCCCCGACGACGCCGCGGTGGCGCTGACGGCCGAGCCGAAGATCGACGGCCTGTCCTGTTCGCTGCGCTATCAGGACCGCCGGCTGGTGCAGGCGCTGACCCGCGGCGACGGTGCGGTGGGCGAGGATGTGACCGCCAACGTCCGCACCATCGCCGACATCCCTTCCGAGCTTCCCGCCGCGGCGCCCGACGTGTTCGAGGTGCGCGGCGAGGTCTATATGGACAAGGCCGCCTTCGCCGCGCTCAATGCCCGGCTGGCGGAGGAAGCCGCCGCCGCGGGCAAGGAGCCGCGCCGCTTCGCGAACCCGCGCAACGCCGCCGCCGGATCGCTGCGCCAGAAGGATGCCGCCGTCACCGCCAGCCGCCCGCTGCGCTTCCTGGCGCACGGCTGGGGCGAGGCGAGCGCCATACCCGGCGAGACGCAGGCGGCGGTCGTCGCCGCCCTGCGCGACTGGGGCTTCCCGGTCGCCGATTCGTTCGCCCGCTGCGACGGCGCCGATGCGGCGCTTGCGGTCTATCGCGCGATCGAGGCGCAGCGTGCCGACCTGCCGTTCGACATCGACGGCGTCGTCTACAAGCTCGACCGGCTCGACTGGCAGGCCCGGCTGGGCAGCGTCGGGCGCGCACCGCGCTGGGCGATCGCGCACAAATTTCCCGCCGAGCGCGCGGAGACGACGCTGGAGGCGATCGACATCCAGGTCGGGCGCACCGGCAAGCTGACCCCCGTGGCACGGCTGCGTCCCGTCACCGTCGGAGGCGTCGTCGTCACCAACGCCACGCTCCACAACCGCGACGAGATCGCGCGCCTCGATGCGCGCGTCGGCGACCGCGTCGTCCTGCAACGCGCCGGCGACGTCATCCCGCAGATCGTCGAGGTGCTGCCGCGCGAGGAGGAGCGCGCGCCCTTCGCCTTTCCCGACCATTGCCCGATCTGCGGCAGCGAGGCGGTGGCGGAGGAGGGCGAGGTCGACGTGCGCTGCACCGGCGGTCTCATCTGCCCGGCGCAGCGGCTGGAGCGGCTGAAGCATTTCGTCAGCCGCGGCGCGCTCGATATCGAGGGGCTGGGCGAGAAGACGCTGGTCGAGTTCCTCGATCTCGGCTGGATCGCGGAGCCGGCGGACATCTTCCGCCTCGCGGCGCATCGCGACGAACTGGTCGGGCGGGAAGGATGGCAGGCGAAGTCGGTCGACGCGCTGCTCGCCGCGATCGAGGCGAAGCGCGAACCCGATGCCGCGCGGCTGCTGTTCGGGCTCGGCATCCGCCATATCGGCATCGTCACCGCGCGCGACCTGATGAAGCGTTACGTGCACCTGCCCGCGCTCGCCGCGCTGGCGGGCGAGGTGATCGCGCTGCGCGACACGTTCCCCGCCGCGATCGGCGAGAGCGAGGCGAAGCACCGCACCCGCCTCGACAAGGCGATCGCCGACCTGATCGGAGTCGAGAATGTCGGCGCCGCGGTCGGCCATGCGCTCGCCGATTTCTTCCACGAACCCCACAATCGCGCGGTGTGGGACGACCTGCTGGGCGAGGTCTCCCCGCCCCCCTTCCACGTCGCGACGCGCGCGTCGGAGGTATCGGGCAAGACCGTCGTCTTCACCGGCACGCTGGAGACGCTGAGCCGCGACGAGGCCAAGGCGCAGGCCGAATCGCTCGGCGCGCACGTCTCGGGATCGGTATCGAAGAAGACCGACCTGCTGGTCGCCGGCCCGGGCGCGGGATCGAAGGCGAAGAAGGCGGCGGATCTCGGCATCCGCGTGGTCGACGAGGCGGGGTGGATCGCGATCGTGGCGGCGGCGGGTTAG
- a CDS encoding CopG family transcriptional regulator produces the protein MNAHRPLRPELGDDTLALVEQLAAARGMSRDDFAAEAIRRVAESEADFAAFVRVGADQIARGEYVTHEEMMQELSEMIERRRR, from the coding sequence GTGAACGCGCATCGCCCGCTTCGCCCGGAGCTCGGCGATGATACGCTGGCCCTGGTCGAACAGCTGGCAGCCGCCCGCGGCATGTCACGCGACGACTTCGCGGCCGAGGCGATCCGACGGGTAGCTGAGAGCGAGGCCGACTTTGCCGCGTTCGTCCGGGTCGGTGCAGACCAGATCGCGCGGGGCGAGTACGTCACGCATGAAGAGATGATGCAGGAACTGTCGGAGATGATTGAGCGGCGCCGTCGATGA
- a CDS encoding acyl-CoA dehydrogenase family protein — translation MALDPETFDALIDNIRRFVGERLRPLEAQVEADDAIPANVVQEMRDMGLFGLSIAEEYGGLGLDMMEEARVAIELGRTTPAFRSNFGTNVGIGSQGLVMAGTPEQKAEWLPRIASGDIITSFALTEPDVGSDSGSVKTRAVRDGDVYRLSGTKRYITNADRADLFTVMARTGDEPGGRGVSAFLVPKSLAGVSIGEPEKKMGQKGAKVADVIFDDAPVPVGNRLGAEGEGFKIAMRVLDRGRLHISAVCIGVAERLIADCVAYAGERKQFGKPIAEHQLIQAMIADSKTEALAARALVLETAAAKDAGKDVVMESAAAKYYASEMVGRVADRAVQIFGGAGYIADYGIERLYRDVRLFRIYEGTSQIQQIIIARETMKRGG, via the coding sequence ATGGCTCTCGATCCCGAAACCTTCGACGCACTCATCGACAACATCCGCCGCTTCGTCGGCGAGCGCCTGCGCCCGCTGGAGGCGCAGGTGGAGGCCGATGACGCCATCCCTGCGAACGTCGTGCAGGAAATGCGCGACATGGGGCTGTTCGGCCTCTCGATCGCGGAGGAATATGGCGGGCTGGGCCTCGACATGATGGAGGAGGCGCGCGTCGCCATCGAGCTGGGCCGCACGACGCCGGCGTTCCGCAGCAACTTCGGCACCAACGTGGGCATCGGCTCGCAGGGCCTCGTCATGGCCGGCACCCCCGAACAGAAGGCGGAGTGGCTGCCCCGAATCGCGAGCGGCGACATCATCACCAGCTTCGCGCTGACCGAGCCCGACGTCGGCAGCGATTCGGGCAGCGTGAAGACGCGCGCGGTGCGCGACGGCGACGTCTATCGCCTGTCGGGCACGAAGCGCTACATCACCAATGCCGACCGCGCCGACCTCTTCACCGTCATGGCGCGCACCGGCGACGAGCCCGGCGGGCGCGGCGTCTCCGCCTTCCTGGTGCCGAAGTCGCTGGCCGGCGTCTCGATCGGCGAGCCCGAGAAGAAGATGGGGCAGAAGGGCGCGAAGGTCGCCGACGTGATCTTCGACGACGCCCCCGTCCCCGTCGGCAACCGGCTGGGTGCGGAAGGGGAGGGCTTCAAGATCGCGATGCGCGTCCTCGACCGCGGGCGGCTCCACATCTCCGCGGTGTGCATCGGCGTCGCCGAGCGGCTGATCGCGGACTGCGTCGCCTATGCCGGCGAGCGCAAGCAGTTCGGCAAGCCGATCGCCGAGCACCAGTTGATCCAGGCGATGATCGCCGATTCCAAGACCGAGGCGCTCGCCGCGCGTGCGCTGGTGCTGGAAACCGCCGCCGCCAAGGATGCGGGCAAGGACGTGGTGATGGAGAGCGCCGCGGCGAAATATTACGCCAGCGAGATGGTCGGCCGCGTCGCCGATCGCGCGGTGCAGATCTTCGGCGGCGCGGGCTATATCGCCGATTACGGGATCGAGCGGCTGTACCGCGACGTGCGGCTGTTCCGCATCTACGAAGGTACCAGCCAGATCCAGCAGATCATCATCGCGCGCGAGACGATGAAGCGCGGCGGCTGA
- a CDS encoding type II toxin-antitoxin system RelE/ParE family toxin: MTAVRWSIAARDDLRDIDAWLEREASPQFAIVTLASIRERASFLARFPRGGRPHADGTRILRVLGTPYLIHYQLGPGRQVDVLRVYHEREDWQIAP, encoded by the coding sequence ATGACGGCGGTGCGATGGTCGATCGCGGCGCGGGACGACCTGCGTGACATCGACGCGTGGCTTGAACGAGAGGCGAGCCCCCAATTCGCGATCGTCACGCTCGCCAGCATCCGCGAGCGGGCGAGCTTCCTGGCCAGGTTTCCTCGGGGCGGGCGCCCCCATGCCGACGGCACCCGTATCCTGCGGGTGCTTGGTACTCCGTATCTTATTCATTATCAGCTCGGGCCCGGTCGGCAGGTCGACGTTCTACGCGTCTATCATGAGCGCGAAGACTGGCAGATCGCGCCATGA
- a CDS encoding nicotinate-nucleotide adenylyltransferase, which translates to MTRRVGLLGGSFNPAHRGHRHVTLAAIRALELDEAWWLVSPGNPLKPVAGMAPLPARLASARRMARRAPIRATDIEARLRTRYTVDTLRALVRRYPRIRFVWIMGADNLAQFDRWRQWRTIARTMPIAVVARPGYDARALAAPAMAWLRRFRRPACQSGDWAEWSVPALVLLRFRPDTTSATQLRAQDPDWHRHVDDPISSPNRQS; encoded by the coding sequence ATGACGCGCCGCGTCGGGCTGCTCGGCGGCTCCTTCAACCCGGCGCATCGCGGGCATCGGCACGTCACGCTGGCGGCGATCCGCGCGCTGGAGCTGGACGAGGCGTGGTGGCTGGTGTCGCCGGGCAACCCGCTGAAGCCCGTCGCCGGCATGGCGCCGCTGCCCGCGCGGCTCGCCTCGGCACGCCGGATGGCGCGGCGGGCGCCGATCCGCGCGACCGATATCGAGGCGCGGCTGCGCACCCGCTACACCGTCGATACGCTGCGCGCGCTGGTGCGGCGCTATCCGCGCATCCGCTTCGTCTGGATCATGGGGGCGGACAATCTGGCGCAGTTCGACCGCTGGCGGCAGTGGCGAACGATCGCGCGCACGATGCCGATTGCGGTCGTGGCGCGCCCCGGCTATGATGCGCGTGCCCTCGCGGCGCCCGCGATGGCGTGGCTGCGGCGCTTTCGGCGGCCCGCATGCCAGTCAGGTGACTGGGCCGAATGGAGCGTTCCGGCGCTGGTGCTGCTGCGGTTCCGCCCCGACACGACATCCGCGACGCAGCTGCGCGCGCAGGATCCCGACTGGCACCGGCACGTCGACGATCCCATATCCTCACCGAACCGGCAATCCTAG
- a CDS encoding SDR family NAD(P)-dependent oxidoreductase, translated as MRLQGKRAVVTGGASGIGRATALRLVEEGAEVWIGDIDSGAGEELAATSNGRIRFQHTDVTDDAAIAALMQAADLAGGLDIVFNNAGAGGARERIDEISAADWDRTQALLLRSVALGIRHAAPLMTARGGGAIVNTSSVSALGSGYAPLAYSTAKAGVLHLTRMAAAELSRHNIRVNAVVPGFITTNIFTRHLDVPEEKRQAANQAIAQVAAAAQPVKRAGRPEDIAAAVAYLASDDAAFVTGTHILVDGGLTIGTRASWDETQPSLFSALEAFQ; from the coding sequence ATGCGGCTTCAGGGCAAGCGCGCGGTGGTGACGGGCGGTGCATCGGGCATCGGACGCGCTACCGCGCTTCGTCTGGTGGAAGAGGGTGCCGAGGTCTGGATCGGCGATATCGACAGCGGCGCGGGCGAGGAGCTCGCCGCGACGTCGAACGGCCGGATTCGTTTCCAGCACACCGACGTCACCGACGACGCCGCGATCGCGGCGCTGATGCAGGCCGCCGATTTGGCCGGCGGCCTCGATATCGTCTTCAACAACGCCGGTGCCGGCGGCGCGCGCGAGCGGATCGACGAGATTTCGGCGGCCGACTGGGACCGTACGCAGGCGCTGCTGCTCCGCTCCGTGGCGCTCGGCATCCGGCATGCCGCGCCGCTGATGACCGCGCGCGGCGGGGGCGCGATCGTCAACACCTCCAGCGTGTCGGCGCTGGGATCGGGCTATGCACCGCTCGCCTATTCGACCGCAAAGGCGGGCGTGCTCCACCTGACGAGGATGGCCGCGGCGGAGCTGTCGCGCCACAATATCCGCGTCAACGCGGTGGTGCCCGGCTTCATCACGACCAACATCTTCACCCGCCACCTCGACGTGCCGGAGGAGAAGCGACAGGCCGCCAACCAGGCGATCGCGCAGGTCGCCGCCGCGGCGCAGCCGGTGAAGCGCGCCGGGCGGCCCGAGGATATCGCCGCCGCGGTCGCCTATCTCGCCAGCGACGACGCGGCCTTCGTCACCGGCACGCACATCCTGGTCGACGGCGGGCTCACCATCGGCACCCGTGCCAGCTGGGACGAGACGCAGCCGTCGTTGTTCAGCGCGCTGGAGGCGTTCCAGTGA